aaggtCGCTGCGaatcctttctttccccccttcttttctttttttcttttctttttctttcttttttttttttttttttttaagtaaagatTCTTTTGGGAAGAACTGCCAGGAATGAGCCTCGTGACTTTCAGCGAAGTTGTGTATGTGTTCGCGTGTGTGTGGCGTTTGTGGGTTGCTGTAGATAGATAAGACACAGTTtctttatttacctttttttttctttttttatggtaAATTGTTACAAATCGCCAGGCTGCAAAACCGCCTTTTTCTCTCACGGCCACTCTCGTTTGTTCCGGAGTCCAAAGACGACAAGGGGGACTCAATGTTaaaggtggaaaaagaaaaaaaaccaacaaaacacaaccaaccccaaaaacaaaacaagccagcAACACAGTTGTTTTTGTTAAAAGGGGACACACTAAGGCTGCGAAACAGCAAAACCCCAATGTTGGACAGCTGTAAAATCGTGTAGACAGGTTGTCATACAGCAGTGGGGGCTTTTCTGAAAGGAGCCCATTGCTAAACATTAAAtacacacacagcacagcagctgcgCGGACACACgcgcacacacgcacacacacgcacacgcaGGCACGGAGAAAAGTGGCCCAGGCTCGGCTGTGCACCACGTGCTGCACCCAGGGGGGGCGGGAagggggggagcggggcggtGCTTGCAGCTCAAGTGGGTGCCAATCAAAACATCAACTTCAAATTGTATCTGAAAGATCAGCCTAGGACCTAAGGGCAGACACATCAGTTGGAGCTCAATTGTTGATCAGATCACATCTAAGGGATTTAGGAGCACAGAAGAGCCGAGATTTGAGGAAAGACACCCCACTGAATCCTTCcacactcctcctcctcctccatccctaGGTTGCAATATATCTctgacagaaagaaatcagaacgaaaaaagaaaattatcgGCTCGATTTTTATTCTCTCGCCCTGCCTGACTCCAGTAAagagaggggaggggggggaggaaaaaagagagagagagatccaGAGAAGCCCGGGTTTGCTCCGCTCCCCTCCCCGGCTGTTCaagctccctcctccccttcgcttttttttttttttttttttttttttgtgtaattcctccccctccctccccctattttttttcatatttctgccGCTTCTGCCGCCGCCACCAGTGCCGCTGCCGCTGTGCCCGCGCCCCGGAGATGTCCTTCCCCCAGCTGGGCTACCCGCAGTATCTCAGCGCCAGCCAGGCGGTGTACGGGAGCGACCGGCCCGGGGTGCTGGCCGCCGCcgcagcagccgccgccgccgccgccgccgcctcggGCCGGCCCGCGGGCGCCGATCTGGGCAGCGGCTCTGCCGCTGTCACCTCGGTGCTGGGTATGTACGCCAGCCCCTACAGCGCCCCCAACTACAGCGCCTTCCTGCCCTACACCGCCGACCTCGGCCTCTTCTCCCAAATGGTGAGTGACTTTGTGAGCGAGCACCGCGCTTCTCCCCGCTCCCGCGGAGCGCGCAGAGAGAGGGGCCGGGACGGGTGGAGGCCTCGGGGCTGGGGCGAGGGGCGGCGGGCAGCCGCTGCCGCGGTAGCTGCTTCCGCCCTGCGCGGGTTTCGCCACGGAGCGGGGAACGAGGGCGCCGGTGGGAATGCTAAGGAgaggggccggggcgggggcagCGGGCTCCGTCTGCAGGCGCATCCCCCTCAGCCCCGTCCCTCCAGCCGGGCAAAACTCCTCCGAGTTTTAATTCTGGCGGTGAaagggctgagcagggctcctGCCTCCGTGATGTCAGCTTTCCCCAGCAACTCggcttttcccccctccttgtCGTTATTGGCGCTGGTGTTGACGGTCCCGTTGTTGCAGCTGGCTTTCCAGAAGGCTCCTCTTTCCCCCTCGTCCTTTTCTCTGCCGCCGAGCTATGAACAGGTTCCATCAGAAAGGCCAAAGTGCAGTGTCGGTAGCTGGTCCCCCCGCTTATTTCAAGACATTTTCCTTAAGCTTTATAAATGGCCTGTTTCTGTTCCTGAACTTTTCGTACTCTGATTACGGCGAGTATCACAGACGGGATTTGCATCAGGCGAAGGAGGGCATCTACACGCCGGTATCTGCATCGGAGCAGAAAGGCACATTGGTGTTAATTCCAAACCGAATTGCCCTCTCCCAGATTGCCCTCGGAtgtcttccctctcccccacccaccTTTTCTTTAGAATGTAATAGTTACAAAATGAAACATCTGTTTTTTTAACCaactgtttttatctctggTGTCTTTGAAACGTTTCCGTTGCTTGACTCTCCCAAATTTCTCGGCGTCGGTATGCTTAGGTTCCACTCTAGTTTCTAAATGAccctcttttctctcccctccgAATCATAAAAGTGTGAACATTAACAAGTGGGTGCATGCAAGACATAACTTGTGAGGGGGTTTAATACGTATATGTCGGGCAGCAGGTAGATACGCTGCTGAACAAGGGTCAGCATCTGAAAACAGACCAGTTTGTGCTGCAAACATTTTCCGCGAAGGCACTTTGAACAGCATGCGTTTCCTACTTTTTTAACCTTGATTTTGGAAATGCAGTCAAAGCTGAGACAGAGGCAGTGAGTGATTTACAAGTGGCTTCTTCAAAAGAATTCCCAGAAGAGGTTACACAAAAAATATCATTTCAGCAACAATAACAAAAGACAGCGGAATAAAGGGAGTGAAGAAACCCCACTCTGTAACACATTACCAAAATCGCATCGGGCTTCTCTTTGTGTGCAATCTTCGCCTCtagaattaaaatacattcttcTTTTCAACTGTTTGACAAAGTTAGATCAGTTTCGTCGCAGACATTTGTgaaaaagttcatttttaaGGCTGACACGAATTTCGCAAGAGCAATACTAAGAATGTATTTCTGGGctaggaaagtaaaaaaaaaaaaaaaaaagaaaaaagcgaGATTGTActagaagcaagaaaaaaaaaaaacccagaccgGCTTTAAACGTTAGCTATTTTGGATCAGTTCCCTTTCTTACTTGCAAAGTCTCCTGGTATTTTACCACAGTGATTTGCGATGACGatgatattttgaaataaattatacaATTCCGAGCATTTGTAatttaaatgctaaaatatTAAGTTAATATCTAGGCAATTTGCGGTAATAATGAGGCCTAATGAGGTTGCTAGAAAGATAAAATGCTATTTACCAAAACACCTGATGGGATAATTTGACTTGCTGTGTTTTACTACTGATGATAAAAAGAATATTGATTGCAAATAAATCACCATCTCTAAATGCTTGTAAACAATTTGTGTTTGCTCTGCACAGATCAAAGTGAAACTTCGGAGATTAAGCGTCTGCATAGCCATATTCTAAAAAGCGTGGGTCAGTTTTCATTCCAGAGTTTAAAGGCTTTTCTAAGAGTTAGAAGTTAATGTTTTACACCAGAATCTTAGTGCATGATTTGGAGAGGGGAGGGTTAGGGGGGAGCTGGCTTGTGTGTGGAAAATCTCTTACATTATAAGTGCCTTCGTCCTGAAGTTGCGCATTCATCTCCCTAGCCTCGCCTCACGCCAACTCCTTTTAAAGGCAGATCTGGGGCCAAAGAGGAACGCTCTGCGTGCATCTGTAATATCCTCCGGGATGTTTTTTTCAGGCAAATGCGGCGCTGTGCGCGGGCAGTAGTTTGTAACTGGGGTGCAGAACCTGCTTTCTCAGCATGATAATTTCGAGTGCACAATAAACTGTCTCGCCGAGGCGAATGTGAAGTTGTTGCCTTTCCatagtttgattttatttggtttgcGGAGAAAATAGGCATAATGCCTGGCAGAGCCCAGTTTAgcccctctcttttcctttccctgagaGAAGCGGTGGGGGGAGGCCATTTGGGAATACCTCTGTCTGATCTAAACGTGAAGAGCCTGGAGCGGGGAGGGCCGAATTTGCCTGAGAAAACCCTTTGCACCGCTCCAAGGCGTATTCCGGCTCCCGGAGTACCCTATTCAGGTCTGTTAGAGACGTTAACGAGATAATTGATGTGCTTTTTCCTCTCCGCTTGTCTGAATGTGTTGCAGGGCTCCCAGTACGAGTTGAAAGATAATCCGGGTGTACACCCTGCTACCTTTGCTGCTCACACTGCCCCCGGCTATTATCCCTACGGACAGTTTCAGTACGGCGACCCGGGGCGGCCCAAAAACGCCACCCGGGAAagcaccagcaccctcaagGCCTGGCTCAACGAGCACCGTAAGAACCCCTACCCCACCAAGGGCGAGAAGATCATGCTGGCCATCATCACGAAGATGACCCTCACCCAGGTCTCCACCTGGTTTGCCAACGCCCGTCGACGGCTCAAGAAGGAGAACAAGGTGACCTGGGGCTCCAGGAGTAAGGACCAAGAAGATGCAAACCTCTTCGGGAGTGACAATGAGGGGGACCCCGAGAAGAACGAAGACGACGAGGAAATCGACCTGGAGAGCATAGATATAGATAAAATCGACGAGAACGATGGGGAGCAGAGCAacgaggaagaggaggagaagcccGATCTCCTGAGACAAAGCAGTGAAGAGGAGCACTTGGAAAAGGGGAAGGATTTGGCACTGTCGGGGTCTGAAGGGCTGAAACCCAAAGACGCACTGGCTATGGTGAAGGAGGCCTCTGACAACAGCACTCGAATCATCAGTCCCGGGGGACAGAACAATTTACAGATGCCACCTCACAGCAAACCCAAGATTTGGTCTTTGGCAGAGACAGCAACCAGTCCTGATGGGGCCCTGAAGTCTTCTCCCCCACCGCCCGCTCCTCCCCAGGTTAACCACACTTCTCAACAGATCCAGCACCCCGCTTTTCTCCCCAGCCATGGACTCTACACATGCCAGATTGGTAAATTTCACAACTGGACAAATGGGGCTTTCCTCACTCAGAGTTCCCTGCTCAATGTGAGGTCCTTTTTGGGAGTAAATCACCACCATGCTGCTCATCACAATCACCACCTCCAGGCCCAGCAACAATCTTCTGTTTTAACAGCAACCTTGGGAGCCCTAAGCAGTGAAAAACCTTCAGAGAGGACCAGTCCCAAACACATAGGTAATGAACGCACCAGGCATCCACCTCTCCCTCCGCCCccaacacacatgcacatgaaCTTCTCCTTGAGGAGCAGTGTCAGATTCAGCCTTGGTATAACTGATTCTTTTAATGGAGTAACAGACAGTGTACCCTAGCTTTGatttacaaatacatatatctaaatatatatatatatttcttttcctggagcATGTTGATTACACACATTAAGCCCATTTCATATGAGCTATTACATTCTCACCGTATATGCCCATCAAGTAAGATGAGAGTGCAGGCATAGTGCCATGAAGCATATTCTTtgagttttgctttccttctctccttcttcctGACCCCCATCTCCCAGTAATTTCAAGGACATTCAAAAATACGGCAAGGAAAGCTTGCGTACTTCTTAAATATTGGAAGTAGGAGATGTTGCTgtacgcacacacacacgtacataCACTAAGGGAGGTGTGTTCTCTGCATAATGTCCAGATTTTTACTATTCTTATTCTAAaatggttctttttttcttttctttttctcccatttttttcGCTTCTGTCTCCttctagaaagagaaaatgtacCAAGAACTGAATCCCCACCTCAGCCGCTAAAATCGCCCTTCCAGCCTGTCCGTGACAAgtgagtttgtttgtttgttttcactgcagGAATGTTACTTATGTGAAACGGAGTGTTTGAATAATAAAGACTAATTTTAACACCTAATCATCACCTTAATAATACATACAGACAATAAGAACAACGCAGAACTTGCTGTAATCTTTTCAAAGTTAGGCTAAATTGCAATTGTACATAGCCAGCCTGTAACTTCTCTGAAATTTAACAGACCTCAAAGAGCTTGTGTTAATTACACCAGTGACAATGATTTCTGCGCAGTTAACTAATACTAGGATGCTATAGCAATAGACAGGCAATTGCAGAAAAcgattctctctttttttttcctgaaagattgttatgtctttctttttttattttttttttccctctcccttcctccccccgcccTGCAGCTCTTTGGCTCAGCAAGAGGGAACACCGAGAATTTTAACAGCTCTCCCTTCAGCTTGATTAAATGGTTtggtgaaaaaaatattacagagaCTGGTATTAAggacagttaaaaaaaaaaaaaaaggaaaaaaaaaaagaaagaaaggaaacgATATAAACGACTCCCATCAATCTCTTTTTGCAATAAGGTGGTGCAAATCCATAAAAGCGATTACACAAATCTGTAGATGGATCCCTTTCTTCATTGTACCATTCCAGATCGTGTTATTCTAACCATTCTTGGATTATTTGTTTGGTAAATGTTCccatgtgtttgtgttttttctgtatatAGAGTGATTTCAGATTGTAAATAACGCGTCAGCAAAACTTGTCTAAATCATATATTTTTGTCTAATAAACTAAATGAAATTATGAGCTCTCTTCAGGTATGCATTCTGTTGCTGCAGATCTTATACATATATTGCAAATCTATTCAAACATTTATAATTTGTTTATAAAAAGTCATCTTTTTGCCTTTGGCTAACTGAAACTTAAAATACCATATCCAAGGTTTTAACGACTCTTGCAGCTATTTTGACGGAAACAAGCTGCGAGATTCCTTTTTCATACACGTAAATTTCAGAAGCTGAGTGAAGCTGGCTCTTGAATAGTacaattaaagtaattttttcaaTTGTGACTCATCAGACATGTTCTGTGGTATCCATTTTCGGATCATAAATAGATCTGATATCCATTTACGTTATAAAATACATTCTTGAAAATGAGAGGGACGAgttttctctctgctcccaAGTGTATAACTTTGCTGTCCAAACCGGTTCCTAAACTGGATCAAGAGCCTTAACGCTTTGGTATACATTGCGACGGAAGCCGGCGAAAAAAATTGATAGATTAGGAAACAGAATTCTTTGTAACGATTTACGTTTaaataaacacagagaaaatatgACTGCGAAAGATTTTTCCCTGTGAGACTAAGCACAGtcttagcaggaaaaaaaaacccaaaaaaccaaacaaaaccccaaacaaacaaacaaaaacccatgGTAGCTCTCGCCCTTCCCAGAAGAAAGTTCTGATATCCCGATCTGTTGGTTAAACAGAGACTGAGAGAGACGATCTATCGTTTTATAAAGGCATTAATCTTCCAAAGACGGTCCGTTGAAATGTGTAATATTTTGAGtgtttacttcttttttctcctaaatGAGAACACTAAATGAGCATTGAGGTGCTAATAAGATACCAGATGGTTGCTGATggtggaaaatggaaagaagcagCTGGGAAAGTCATTAAGAAATAATGTGGTGACGCCCTATCCAAACTGAACCAACCTCAAACCAGGACTTGTCGGAAGCAAGATGACATTTTCAAATAGAATGTTAATAAAATTCGTGTCACAGATCAGAATATTGATCTTAATTTAGCTGCAAAATCATGGCAGGCAAAGAGGGGTCTCGGTGAACTATCTCTTAGAGATCTGTTGACAAAGTAGTGAAGGCGGTAGGCGTCTACTTTTGGCGTTTTCCAAATGGATCACAGAAACAGATCAAACGAAATAGATTTTGTGCGGGATATGTGAAGGGCTGCCTCTGAGAAGAGACTCATTTTGACATCCTGCGGCTCCCAGCGTAGCACCAATTCGTTTGTTTTCTGgcttcagtttgtttttcctaaatCACAGGCAGTCCCGCCTTGGTAACGGTTTCAACAAAAGAGTGTATTACAGTTTTAACCAAACCATAGCAACTTAGCTTTCAGTGAGGAAAGAcattttggttggttggttgggtttttttaatttttttttaatgatagacaaaaaaatgtggtggtggtgaaCAAAACAGACTTCACGCCAGTGAAGCCAAACAGCACTGGTGTGAACCTGACGgagctgctttctctttcctgccaaTCCAAGGGACATGGCTGCAGCCCCGCGCCGGCTGCCTCTCGCCCCCTCCGGCCCAGCTCCCAAACTCCTGACGGGTGGCACAGCCGGCCACAGCAACCCGTCGgtcccagcccctctcctcgtGCACGGTTCTGCAGTGGAGACGGCGCTTAAAAAGCGCGCAGTGATGCTCTGCGAGGCGGAGCGGACGCAGAGGTGCCAAATCggttggggaggggaggagagcgGATTACTTTGCGGCCTATTAGCGTCAAAAGGGACTTCAGCGGCTAAGAGCGCAAAAGTGTGCCTGTGCGCGGGTGTGTCTGCTCAGGTGTGCGAGCGCTACCGCTCCCTGTCCGCCGGCGGCGGCCAGCGCGGAGCCGAGCCGAACGGTTCCGAGCGGAGCCGAGCGGTTCCGATCGCGGCCGAGCGGCGGGGCTCTGGCAGGCTTTGGGCAGGCTCACAGCGCCCTCTGTGGGATGCGGGCGGCGCCATCCCCTGGCCGGGGGCTCTGCTCAGCCGGGGCGGGGGATACctatggggagggggggtggtgCTGCCCGACTTTAGGTCAGACAGaaacccagcagcatcctccgGAGCGTGCTTCCAGGTCTGACTACCCTCTGGAGAGTGATAATTCTCACTAGCTATCTGGCCGGCAGTTTTCTGCCTTTGGAAGCCTCAGCATCTTAGATCAGGCTCTGCTGCAAaactatttattattattattattattattattattattattattattattatttaataatataataataataataataataataataataataatgatgatgatatgCTTGCTTGAATTCCCCACCCTCTTTCCCCCCATCACCACCAGCAGTAGTGATGCTTCCCCCTCTCCAGTCAGCTGCGGGGGTTACGGCGGGGGTGAGGGAAGCCCCGAGCTCTCTACTACCGTTCCCTTCCGCGACCGGTAACGGGAAGAGTTCCCTTGCGGCAGGCGAAGCCGCGGGTCGGCCCGAGGCGCTCCTGGGGCTGCGGCTGAGTGCTTGGAAGGTGCTTGCGCCACTTCCAAACTTTCTGGGCAGGAGCGCGAAGTGTCTCCTCCTCAGAAGAGgcaaagcagaaaggcagcGAGGCCATCTGAGAAGCGAGGACAGACCGCATATGGCTGCGCTCCGGGCGCCCAGCAGCCCCGAAGGCTGCCACTTCCCCCCGAGGTGGCTATTTCTCCCGGAGGAGGTTTCAGCTGGAGCGGGCTTTGCTCTGTGGCACGGAGCCCTCCCTCGGGGGCTGTCGGTGAGCCGCTTGGTGCCGGGCAGGGGCCGGTGGCCGGGAGGGATGCCCCCCCCGCGCCGGTTTTGGGAAGGAGAGGGGGGCTTCCACATTTCCTCGGTTTCTCTCGTCACGTGAGCAGTGCTAGGAATGATCGCTTGCGTCACCCTGgcaggaaaataatttgtagTTTTTCTGTCATATTTTCCGTTTTCATAGAGATCCACCCTGGCAGATGTATACCAGCAAATACCAGAGCCTTTGGAGAATAATAAAGGGGAAGCTTAAGCTAAACGATTTGCCTTAATTGGGAATGCTTCGAGCTGATAAGAGTAATTGGAAAGTCCtagttttctacattttttttttctttttaagcgaTGGCAGTACCCGAACCTGATAAATAAAGTCAATAGGGAAATTTGCATTGAATCTGATGGGAGCTACATCGAGCAATACTTCTTTTAGAGCAACAACTGACCGCCCAAGATACATTTTCATGCTATTTAAGAGGGtggcagaaaacatttttcatacaTGTTTGCATAATCCTCCATCCTCCCGCAGTAAAAACTGCCTCCTTGTCTTGTTCCTGTTATTATTTACTTAGCATTAACAGAGGAATGGCAGAAATCTCTGCAGAAAGAACACTGGAAAGTTGATATAATCTTGAGTTCAAGCAAACTCCGAAATTAGCAGTTGCCAGAGTGCACTGAAAGCTTCACGGGGATTTGGCTTTGTCACAGAGATGTAGTTATGAAATATGCTTATTGGTATGCAGGcctcattttttattctttttctattttatccTGAAAAAATAAGTCTATTTTTAccaagggaaagagaaaaaagtaccCCCGGAGAAAGCGAACAAGAAAATTAGtagggtgtgtgtgtgcttgaaCAGGCTCGTTCCTACgattgctgctgttgctggttCCTGTCATCCCTTCTTGTTGCTCTAGCTGGGTTTCTCTCACGCCAGCTCCTCCACCCCTTGTGCCACTCTGTagccagcaggagctgggctggggaggggggaatccCGCCTGCTGGGCCCCACCGGGAGCCCTGCATTGGCCCCAGCCCTCACTGTGGGGCTCCTTGCCTCTCCCGGGAGCTTCTTTCATTGTATGACcatgttttcctcttccttccctctttctcccacccccccaccttttttattctttttttcctctctcgattttttttttcatgggcACCGATCAATTATTCACAAGCACATTTATCTCCCCTGCAATATGGAGAATTCATATTCATATCTCTGTTTTAGTGGCCTGACACTGATTAATGTAATACGCACCGTGGCTCTGAGCACAGCCCCGCACGATGAATCATGCGCTATAAAGTTTCAATCGTCCTTGTAGATGAGACCATTACAAAGAGTGCGCATTGGAGGGGGCAGGGAGGCTGGGGACAGCAGGAGAGGTGGCTCTTCGGTGTTGTtgggttatttttattatttcttttgtatttttacttttttcattcCCAAATGCCCTTAAAAGGTGAGGTGTAAAGAATGGTCGGGGCTGGCGAAGGCATGGTTGGCAGAGGCAGGCTGTCGCTTCGGCACACAAGCAGCGGAGGGGAAAGGCTAATGAGTTATATGTGCTGTGCAGAAGAGATCCTCAAAACATGGGCTGTGGCACACATCCTCCTTCATCCCAGCTCAGTTTGGGAATGAGGCCCCTGACATCTTCGTGACCCATGTTTGGCGCTACCCACCTCCCTGCAGGATTGCTGGTGGATGGAGCCCACGTGTCACCCACAGGCTCCAAAACGCAGCTGCCTGTCATGGGTCATGCGGCTGTGGCCTCAGCTGGCTCGGGGCAAGTCCTTATTGGCCTGCAGGAAGCAGGAGGCAGATTTGGAGGATCCGGGAAGGGCCATGGAGGTGGCATGCAGGGCTTGTGCCCACCACTGGCTCCATGGGGGCTGTGGTGAGGAGGGACTTGGGGCCTGATTCCAGGCTTCAAGCTGCCAAGTTTTACGCTGAAGCAATAAATCTTACCTGGGACTTAACAAATCAAGTAAAACACTGGAACATGTAATAAACATGGCCTGTGTGGCATGTTTTCCAGGGAAAAGTTACAGAAACGGCTCCTGGCGAGGTTGGTGTTCCCCATTGTGCGGTGCCCCCATGCAGCGTTGTTCATAGCTCGCCTGTAAAACCAGCCATGTGGACAGGAATCGCTGCAAAGTACCAGGAGACTGAAAACCCCATAGAAATAGGTATTCAAAATTTAAGACTTTGAAAATATGAGCTCTTAAAACTAAACAATGTACTTCTGTGAGGAATTAATTTACTCGAGTCTCGTCACCATTATTAATACTAGTTTTGGCTTCCCTCGTGTATGTGAAGAGAATATATGCATGGGTGTTTGTTAGAAATAGTAGAAAAAAGAATGCATCTTTTATCTGTTTTTACTTACTTTAATTAGCATTACAGACATCCTTCATGTCTGATAGCCAAATTTGTTTCCCAACATGTTCCTTGGGAGTCAAGCTAATGCAAAAATGCAAACGCAGGGCACACACAAAGTCCTGGTAGTGCCTCTCCTGAGAGAATAGAAAACGCCAGCGTAAACTCCATGCAGAATTAAAGGCGAGTTTAAaaagtaacatttatttttattccagatTTATGGCTGACCCGTAGATAattaaaggttttattttgagcTGTTGGCCCCACACAATACATTGTCTTTTGTTGCTGCTCAAGTAgtgctttccctgtgctgcCTACGGTTCAAAAACAATGAAGCAATCCATTTATTTTGTTGGTCAATTGTAGCACAAAGTGAGGTGGCCAGTGTGGAAAGTTTATCACTGTCTTGTCCCTttggaggaggcagagcatTCACACACCCTCTGCCCCAGTACACAAATGTCAGTCTttttgcaggctg
This sequence is a window from Lathamus discolor isolate bLatDis1 chromosome 2, bLatDis1.hap1, whole genome shotgun sequence. Protein-coding genes within it:
- the IRX1 gene encoding iroquois-class homeodomain protein IRX-1, producing MSFPQLGYPQYLSASQAVYGSDRPGVLAAAAAAAAAAAAASGRPAGADLGSGSAAVTSVLGMYASPYSAPNYSAFLPYTADLGLFSQMGSQYELKDNPGVHPATFAAHTAPGYYPYGQFQYGDPGRPKNATRESTSTLKAWLNEHRKNPYPTKGEKIMLAIITKMTLTQVSTWFANARRRLKKENKVTWGSRSKDQEDANLFGSDNEGDPEKNEDDEEIDLESIDIDKIDENDGEQSNEEEEEKPDLLRQSSEEEHLEKGKDLALSGSEGLKPKDALAMVKEASDNSTRIISPGGQNNLQMPPHSKPKIWSLAETATSPDGALKSSPPPPAPPQVNHTSQQIQHPAFLPSHGLYTCQIGKFHNWTNGAFLTQSSLLNVRSFLGVNHHHAAHHNHHLQAQQQSSVLTATLGALSSEKPSERTSPKHIERENVPRTESPPQPLKSPFQPVRDNSLAQQEGTPRILTALPSA